The Colletotrichum destructivum chromosome 7, complete sequence genome contains the following window.
GGTTCTGCTCTTGAAGAACCTTACCATGAGTTCTCCAGATAAACAACGGGACACAGTTTTGTAGCTACAATACTGATCAGCCATGTTGTTTGAGAAAACAAATGGTCTTTGATATTTTCCGAGGTGGGCAGTCGGTTGAGAAGCGTGATCGTCACCAAGTTACAGAATGGAGTTGCTGGAACCCTTTTCTTCGATTGCTGCTAGAAGTCGTTGGCATCTCTGTCTCGGAGACCGATAAATACCATCGTCATCTATTATGATGATCCATGTTCGAAGGAGCGAACCAAAAACACATACACTGCTTGAGATTGATAAGATTGACTACCATACATATAGCCGGGTgctccatcatcgacgagccGAAAGGAGTTGCACCTCTCAGGTCGTGTTCAGCAAGGAAAGCCGACCGGCCCAGAGTAGCCTAGACCATTTTCAATCCCAAATAATTGACGAGCGACCTAAAGTCGACAGACGTGTCTGACAGCCACGTGATTAcgcccccaccccccccccccaaaggtGGATAATGGCCGCTGAGGCTGACGCCAAACCACGCCaaaccaacaccaacaagCAAAGCAAGCAAGCTACTCGTTTCTCGGTCCTCAATTCTGTATGAACACCCGGGCGCTTCGTTCAACCCGATACTTTGGCATTATCTACGacagccagtcagtcagaGTCTTCATAACAACCCTGACCCAATGGCTTCTCTCAACCCTTCCCCAGCCTTCTGGAAACCCGCGGCCCTCCCGCTCTTCAcaggcctcctcgccctcctcggcgccgctgaCGGGGTCTTCAATCTCGTCAGGCCCGACAGCGGGGCTGCAACATTTGGGCTCGTCCCGCCGCGCCGAGACTCGGTAACGCCCGCCCAGTTTGACGCCTTCCACCACGCCCTAGTCAAGGTCAAGGGGGCTAGGAACCTACACATGTCCTCCTGCATCCTGGCCCTGATCCTCTATGGGAATCTCTCCGACGTCTGCCGGGCGTCGCCGATCGCTGCCACGGCGGTTCGCCGCTGCGTCGGTATCGTTTTGGTGCTGGGAGCCGGTGTCGGGTTCAGCGGCGCAGCCGTCCTTACAGAATACCTGAGCAGCCCGGGGGCATCGGCGGAAGCAGTCGAGGTTgggagggcgaaggcgaaaGCGCATCTGATCACCAACGTTCCCATTGTTGCTCTCGGGCTGGTTTATTTGTTTTATTGAGGGTCTTTTGTCAAACGTGATGCTTTCTGTATCCCGTATGATTCGATTTCAGGGCAGGGATTACCCTATGCCGAAGGCTCTCATCGTCAAGGGGTATTTCTCTTCTTCTGAGGTGTAGATAAGATGGTATCGGGCTTGGATCCCGTCAAGACTTCTCAAATGTGAGCTCTTTCACGCCGCTAAATGGCAAGTGCTGAATTTTCAAACAATACACCAAATCAGACTACAACAGTAGAAACCAAACACCTAAATCTGACAGGTTCAAGTCCCAAATCTATCATGGTGAAGACGATTTGAATCATAAACTTAACCCAGCAAGAAGAAACTCGGGccggccatcatcaaccagTGTTTCTAAGGAAGCTTACCGCCAACTTTCCGGGCTTCTCACAGACGTCATTCGTCAACTGCGCGGGTTGCAACGCACGCCTCCAGCATCTTTATTTCTCCACCAAATCCCTTGTCGCGATCCTCATTCTCTTGCCATACAGCCACAGCGGGACAGTTAGAAGCGAGAAGAGCCCCATGAGCATTCCAAAGATGCCGAACGGCTCTGCagtgcccttcttctcgacccACTTGGCAACGAAGAACGTCCAGGCAAAAGCAATGATGGCTCTCATAATAGTCACCATGACGAAGCAATCACTGGCGTGATGTTGATAGGCATCGATGATCTGTGTTTGACGAGATATGTGTCAGTAACCGTTCGTGATTAGAGGAGACTGCTGAACCTACGTAGTTAAACCCGATCGAGGGTAACTGCATCAGCCCAAAGGAAACCATGGCAAACCCGACACAGAGACCAACCCATCCGGCTCTGGATGGGTACTGGCCAGTAAATCCAAAGACGAAGAACCCGCCGGTTGAAATGACGAGAGAAAGGAACATGGTCGGCAGCCTGCTCTCTGCTTCCGCGAAACCGCTGCCCGAAGTCTTGACCTTCCTTTTAAGTTGTTTGTCGGAGAGAAAGTAGGTGTACAAGGCCCCCAAGATGGTGCCGATAATTCCTCCAATATTGATAAGCCCAGCATTGGCTCCCCAGAGATACGGTGGCGCGGCCATAATCTGGGGCCCGACTGTGGAGATTGTGACGATCCCACCAACGAGTCCGGCGTAGTGGAACATGACTACCCAAGTGCCAGGGAATCTGAGCGTCTTCCACGGTGCCAGGAAGTGGCTGGCCACATTGCCGCGATAATGAGTAAATCCAAGGGATCTGCCATAGGTGTATGGGCGGTAGTTCAGGGTTCGGCTTCGGGTATCCTCAAGATGGCTTTCCGTCCCCTTTTCTTCGCATTGCGAGCCAACTGGGGAGTCAATGTATGGGACGACCCGGTCGTAGAGGGTCTCGGGCACGAGAAATAAGGTGCCAACAAAGCAAGCTGCGGAAAGGGCGACTCCGACCCAGAAGATGTACGCCCATCCTACTTCGTAACCGATGtagccgccggcgatgccgccaATCAGCGATCCTGAGGCGAGAAAGACCGTGTAGATGGCCTTTCACAAATGGGTCAGAACCATGAAGACGTTCACGGCATTGTTGGTAAGGTTCGCTCACCATCGCGCGGCcgcgctcgtcgacgaaaAAGACCTCGCCGATCAGAGCGGGCGCCACGGACTCGGAGGCGCCGGCTCCGATGCCCTGGAACAATCTCGCGGCCAGCACAGAGTTGTAAGAGGACGAAACGGCGCACCAGACGGTGCAGACAGTCATGATCAGAGTCGCGGCGAGCAGCACCGGCCTCCGGCCAAAGATGTTTGACAACGGTACCCACCAGATGTTGGATGCCCCGAGGAACAGAATGTTGACCTGTAGGAGCCGTCATGCGTTAGACCATCCGAGCTCCTGGCATGGGAGGATGGTGGGGACAACGTACAGCTATGAAGTACGACAGGTCGCTAAACGGCCGCACATCGTGTGGGAACTCCTTGAACCAGAGTGAGAGTGCCGGTGCAATGCCTGAACTGGTGAAGTTGCCGACGAAAGAGTAAAGCGAGACGGTCAACAGCAGCCCGAATTTGCGCCATTGGGCCCAGTTGAGGGGGTCTGCCGGGTCTTCGGATGGTTGCGGGAATCGGATCAGAGAGTTGGAAGACCTCAATGACCTGGTAGTGGACTCGTCTTCGGCTATAAGGAGAGATATCGTTGGCATAAAAGTCACGACCAGATGCCACGCATGGCCGACCATCTATACAAGTGTCACATTGCAGTGGTGAGAATGGAACACCTGAAAGCTTACCTAGCAGCCTTACTGTTCCCGGAGGTGTGGCAGTCAAGACATCTTGCTTGCTCAAAGCAAGTGCGTACTTCCAGCCCGACATCGCGTCGGCGTTGGTCAAAAGGTAAGCTGCGTAATGACGGCGACGGTTGCAGACGGGCTCTGTGGGAAGAGGTGTAACACGTACAACTGTGGTAATCTAATAATCGAACTATACCAGTCTTTTTGGTTTCTGCACCGTCTTTATGAACTCCTTGAATTTAGGCTCTGCAACAGTACACTCTTGTTTGAGCAACCTGCACTACTATTACCCCGGATTCCCCAGAATATCCACCTCAAATGACAGCCATGGCAACTCTAATGCTAGTTAGCTGCCGGAGTGGGG
Protein-coding sequences here:
- a CDS encoding Putative sugar transporter, major facilitator superfamily, MFS transporter superfamily: MSGWKYALALSKQDVLTATPPGTVRLLAEDESTTRSLRSSNSLIRFPQPSEDPADPLNWAQWRKFGLLLTVSLYSFVGNFTSSGIAPALSLWFKEFPHDVRPFSDLSYFIAVNILFLGASNIWWVPLSNIFGRRPVLLAATLIMTVCTVWCAVSSSYNSVLAARLFQGIGAGASESVAPALIGEVFFVDERGRAMAIYTVFLASGSLIGGIAGGYIGYEVGWAYIFWVGVALSAACFVGTLFLVPETLYDRVVPYIDSPVGSQCEEKGTESHLEDTRSRTLNYRPYTYGRSLGFTHYRGNVASHFLAPWKTLRFPGTWVVMFHYAGLVGGIVTISTVGPQIMAAPPYLWGANAGLINIGGIIGTILGALYTYFLSDKQLKRKVKTSGSGFAEAESRLPTMFLSLVISTGGFFVFGFTGQYPSRAGWVGLCVGFAMVSFGLMQLPSIGFNYIIDAYQHHASDCFVMVTIMRAIIAFAWTFFVAKWVEKKGTAEPFGIFGMLMGLFSLLTVPLWLYGKRMRIATRDLVEK